Proteins encoded by one window of Scatophagus argus isolate fScaArg1 chromosome 4, fScaArg1.pri, whole genome shotgun sequence:
- the isg15 gene encoding ubiquitin-like protein ISG15 has translation MDINIVMLNGTSHTLRVNPFDKVGDLKMRIRDIFCVAPERQKLIFVNGQKTTLSDDSRTISSYGLQSGSQVSLLITEPPTIQVFLKNEKGQNSTYDIKPDETVSTFKSKVEAREGVPVSQQRLLHESKEMTGGKLADYNVKNQSTIYLMLRLRGG, from the coding sequence ATGGATATAAACATTGTCATGCTGAATGGGACGTCTCACACGCTGAGGGTGAACCCATTCGACAAAGTGGGCGATCTGAAAATGCGCATCCGCGATATATTCTGCGTTGCCCCTGAGAGGCAGAAGCTGATCTTTGTCAACGGCCAGAAGACGACTCTCAGCGACGACTCCAGGACCATCAGCTCGTACGGTCTGCAGTCCGGCTCCCAGGTGTCCCTGCTGATCACCGAGCCGCCGACCATCCAAGTGTTCCTCAAAAACGAAAAGGGCCAAAACAGCACCTACGATATCAAACCTGACGAGACCGTCAGCACCTTCAAGTCCAAAGTCGAGGCCCGAGAGGGGGTCCCGGTGAGCCAGCAGAGGCTCCTACACGAAAGCAAGGAGATGACAGGAGGAAAACTGGCGGACTACAACGTCAAGAATCAGAGCACCATCTACCTGATGCTGCGCCTGAGAGGAGGCTGA